The Arsenophonus sp. genome contains a region encoding:
- the argS gene encoding arginine--tRNA ligase, with protein MNITNLIKKEIKKALKKIGILNINNLDIKNNSNKEKYGDYQINGLISIAKKKNISSYDLAKKIVPLLNLDEITEKIEIINPGFINIFLKKQWIEKQVNLLLKNRNFRIQKNKNPKTIIVDYSSPNVAKEMHVGHLRSTIIGDSIVRILKFLGHKVIKVNHIGDWGTQFGMILAYITNEQNRKMSIKSLKDLNNLYLKSQELYKKNTFFAKKAKECIVKLQSGYEKYQKIWKKIVNITIEENQKIYKRLNISLKKKDIVGESFYKKMLPKIIFDLKEKKIAIENNGATVVYLDKFKKQDGNPLGIVIQKKDGGFLYTTIEIACIKYRYEKFHANRILYYIDSRQQQHLTQSWIIAKKAGYIPKNMKLEHHNIGLMLNKNGKPFKTRSGGTINLNHLLDEAERRALNLIKEKKVHFSCKNEKDKIINAIGIGSIKYADLSKNRTTNYIFDWNKIISFNGNTAPYMQYAYARINSIFKKHKIKNEKLISPILIQNKYEKKLTIHLLKFEEIIINVSKNGLPNIICSYLYNLTKLFSIFYESCPILYIKDKKTKQSRLKLALLTKKTLKIGLNLLGIHTIDKM; from the coding sequence ATGAATATTACAAACTTGATTAAAAAAGAAATTAAAAAAGCTCTAAAAAAAATAGGAATATTAAATATAAATAATTTAGATATAAAAAATAATAGTAACAAAGAAAAATATGGTGATTATCAAATTAACGGTTTGATTTCTATAGCAAAAAAAAAAAATATTTCTTCATACGATTTAGCAAAAAAAATAGTACCATTACTAAATTTAGATGAAATAACTGAAAAAATAGAAATTATTAATCCTGGATTTATCAATATTTTTCTAAAAAAGCAATGGATAGAAAAACAAGTCAATCTCTTACTAAAAAATAGAAATTTCAGAATTCAAAAAAACAAAAATCCAAAAACTATTATTGTTGACTATTCATCTCCAAATGTAGCTAAAGAAATGCATGTCGGACATTTAAGATCAACAATTATTGGCGATTCCATAGTACGAATATTAAAATTTTTAGGACATAAAGTAATCAAAGTCAACCATATAGGAGACTGGGGAACTCAATTCGGTATGATACTTGCATATATTACAAACGAACAAAATAGAAAAATGTCAATAAAATCATTAAAAGATTTAAATAATTTATATTTAAAATCTCAAGAATTATATAAAAAAAATACATTTTTTGCAAAAAAAGCTAAAGAATGCATTGTAAAACTACAATCTGGATATGAAAAATATCAAAAAATTTGGAAAAAAATTGTTAATATAACTATAGAAGAAAATCAAAAAATATATAAAAGATTAAATATTAGTTTAAAAAAAAAAGACATAGTAGGAGAAAGTTTTTACAAAAAAATGCTTCCAAAAATTATTTTTGATTTAAAAGAAAAAAAAATAGCTATTGAAAATAATGGAGCTACAGTAGTGTATCTTGATAAATTTAAAAAACAAGATGGTAATCCATTAGGTATTGTAATTCAAAAAAAAGATGGAGGTTTTTTGTATACCACAATAGAAATTGCTTGTATTAAATATCGATATGAAAAATTCCACGCCAATAGAATATTGTATTATATAGATTCTAGACAACAACAACATTTAACACAAAGTTGGATTATCGCAAAAAAAGCAGGATATATACCAAAAAATATGAAATTAGAACATCATAATATTGGATTAATGCTAAATAAAAATGGTAAACCCTTTAAAACAAGATCAGGAGGAACAATTAATCTAAATCATTTACTTGATGAAGCCGAAAGACGTGCTTTGAATTTAATCAAAGAAAAAAAAGTTCATTTTTCTTGTAAAAATGAAAAAGATAAAATAATTAATGCAATTGGAATTGGATCTATTAAATATGCTGATCTTTCAAAAAATAGAACGACAAACTATATTTTTGATTGGAATAAAATAATATCTTTTAATGGAAATACTGCACCATATATGCAATATGCATATGCTAGAATAAACTCAATTTTTAAAAAACATAAAATAAAAAATGAAAAATTAATAAGTCCAATACTAATACAAAACAAATATGAAAAAAAATTAACTATACATTTATTAAAATTTGAAGAAATTATTATTAACGTATCAAAAAATGGTTTACCTAATATAATATGTTCATATCTTTATAATTTGACTAAATTATTTTCTATATTTTACGAGAGTTGTCCAATTTTATATATAAAAGACAAAAAAACAAAACAAAGTAGATTAAAACTTGCATTACTTACAAAAAAAACCTTAAAAATAGGATTAAACCTTTTAGGTATTCATACTATTGATAAAATGTAA
- the hspQ gene encoding heat shock protein HspQ: protein MVTNSKFNIGQQIRHKLLGYLGVIVDVDPEYSLIDRHQNDEISSNADLRASPWYYVVMEDDNGDPIHTYLAEAQITYELLKEHPEQSSLDELSESIKNQLKAPQLRN from the coding sequence ATGGTGACTAATAGTAAATTTAATATTGGTCAACAAATAAGACATAAATTATTAGGATATCTTGGTGTAATAGTAGATGTTGATCCAGAATACTCTTTGATCGATAGACATCAAAATGATGAAATATCATCTAATGCAGACCTGCGTGCATCGCCTTGGTATTATGTTGTAATGGAAGATGATAACGGCGATCCTATTCATACATATTTAGCAGAAGCTCAAATAACATATGAATTATTAAAAGAACATCCTGAACAGTCTTCTTTAGATGAATTATCAGAATCAATCAAAAACCAACTTAAAGCTCCTCAATTAAGAAATTAA
- the lolE gene encoding lipoprotein-releasing ABC transporter permease subunit LolE, with protein MQLLYSLYIAIHYIKSKRKSKLVYLIFIISILGIIFGVSILIVSLSAINGFEFELKNRILSVVPHGQIISFHEPYLNWKKDFKKIINSPGILAVSPYIDFNGLIQNKKKLKTIKIIGVDLSSEHSVSSLPKYVLNNAWNQMKSKNFHIILGEGIAKILKVSVGDKIIIIIPNSKLGIHKPYKIFVNIVGLLKLNGMLDYQIGIVPLEDAQKYLNFGSGINGFQISVKDIFEVNKIIYNAAIGMQKKIYIKTWIDNYGYMYKDIKIVRAIMYLSMFLIIIIACFNIIYSILIYIKEKSIDIAILKTIGASNYFIYNIFFWYGLLIGIISSIIGIIIGILISLNFTYIVKIIEYILGHPILSGNIYFIDFLPSKLNIKNILFVFFSTIFISIISSIYPSKRANKINPSKILNR; from the coding sequence ATGCAACTTTTATATTCTTTATATATTGCAATTCACTATATTAAAAGTAAAAGAAAATCTAAATTAGTTTATTTAATTTTCATAATTTCTATTCTTGGTATTATTTTTGGAGTTTCTATATTAATTGTTAGTTTAAGTGCTATTAATGGTTTTGAATTTGAACTAAAAAATCGAATATTGTCTGTAGTACCTCATGGACAAATTATTTCTTTTCATGAACCTTATTTAAATTGGAAAAAAGATTTTAAAAAAATTATTAATTCTCCTGGAATATTAGCAGTTTCTCCTTATATTGATTTTAATGGCTTAATACAAAATAAAAAAAAATTGAAAACAATAAAAATTATAGGAGTTGATTTATCATCTGAACATTCAGTTAGTTCATTGCCAAAATATGTATTAAATAATGCATGGAACCAAATGAAATCAAAAAATTTTCATATTATTTTAGGAGAGGGAATAGCAAAAATATTAAAAGTTTCTGTTGGAGATAAAATTATAATTATAATTCCTAATTCTAAATTAGGAATTCATAAACCGTATAAAATTTTTGTTAATATTGTTGGTCTTTTAAAATTAAATGGTATGTTAGATTACCAAATTGGTATTGTTCCTCTAGAAGATGCACAAAAATATTTAAATTTTGGAAGTGGTATTAATGGTTTTCAAATTAGCGTCAAAGATATTTTTGAAGTTAATAAAATTATATATAATGCTGCTATAGGTATGCAAAAAAAAATTTATATTAAAACTTGGATTGATAATTATGGTTATATGTATAAAGATATCAAAATAGTACGTGCTATTATGTATCTTTCTATGTTTTTAATTATTATTATTGCTTGTTTTAACATTATATATTCTATTTTGATATATATAAAAGAAAAGAGCATTGATATTGCAATACTAAAAACTATAGGAGCATCAAACTATTTTATTTATAATATATTTTTTTGGTATGGATTATTAATTGGAATTATTTCATCAATTATTGGTATTATTATTGGTATTTTAATATCGTTAAATTTCACATATATAGTGAAGATAATAGAATATATATTAGGTCATCCAATATTGTCAGGAAATATATATTTTATTGATTTTTTACCTTCTAAATTAAATATAAAAAACATTTTATTTGTTTTTTTTTCAACAATATTTATTAGTATAATATCTAGTATATATCCATCAAAGCGTGCTAACAAAATTAATCCATCAAAAATATTAAATAGATAA
- the mfd gene encoding transcription-repair coupling factor: protein MSFDIQKNNKKNFITNNIFNIKKGQLVVHFEHGIGIYQGLITIKTRDIISEYLVIDYADHDKLYVPISSIHLVTLYDFNHKKYVSLNKLGKNSWDKTKKKTVKKIQDIAAELLEATAQRKIEKGYPFQYNKKKYKLFCNSFPFEMTSDQKKAIHSVIDDMTKPIAMHHIVCGDVGFGKTEIAIRAAFLAVDNNKQVGILVPTTLLAQQHFNNFCDRFKNWPIKIDILSRFRNTKDQKNIIHLISQGKIDILIGTHKLLQKNIKWKNLGLLIIDEEHRFGVIHKELLNSKHKNIDILILTATPIPRTLYMAMNGLRNLSIISSPPDNRLSIKTFVYQFNTEIIRKAILKEISRNGQVYYIFNNVKIIEKRKTFLQKLIPEVKFEIGHGQMPTKNLEKIMIKFYQKKFDVLICSTIIETGIDISNVNTIIIERADKFGLAQLYQLKGRVGRSKNQAYAYLLTPNPKLMTTNSKKRLDAFKSFKDLGIGFTLATQDLEIRGSGKLLGKEQSGQITNIGIELYSIFLKNAIKLLKKGKEPTLEKLSYKSVELELSIPLFFPETYINNVNQRLLYYKKIATINSKEKLNLIKIELIKKFGMIPRSGIFILELALIRIKALEIGIKKIKMNQKKGYIEFFNENSIDTNKIIYLINKYPNVYKLNQSNQIEFNIKLNSEEDRLIFIKKLIKKLKK, encoded by the coding sequence ATGTCATTTGATATTCAAAAAAATAATAAAAAAAATTTCATCACAAATAATATATTTAATATAAAAAAAGGACAACTTGTGGTTCATTTTGAACATGGTATAGGCATTTATCAAGGATTGATTACAATAAAAACAAGAGATATTATTTCTGAATATCTAGTAATAGATTATGCTGATCATGATAAATTATATGTTCCAATTTCTTCAATTCATTTAGTAACTCTATACGATTTCAATCATAAAAAATATGTATCTTTAAATAAATTGGGAAAAAATTCTTGGGATAAAACAAAAAAAAAAACAGTAAAAAAAATTCAAGATATTGCTGCTGAATTATTAGAAGCAACTGCACAAAGAAAAATTGAAAAAGGATATCCATTTCAATATAACAAAAAAAAATATAAATTATTTTGTAATTCTTTTCCATTTGAAATGACTTCAGATCAAAAAAAAGCCATTCATTCTGTGATTGATGATATGACTAAACCTATTGCAATGCATCACATAGTGTGTGGTGATGTAGGGTTTGGAAAAACTGAAATCGCTATTAGAGCAGCTTTTTTAGCTGTAGATAATAACAAACAAGTAGGAATACTAGTTCCAACAACTCTTTTAGCACAACAACATTTTAATAACTTTTGTGATCGTTTTAAAAACTGGCCTATAAAAATAGATATTTTATCAAGATTTCGAAATACAAAAGACCAAAAAAATATTATTCATTTAATAAGTCAAGGTAAAATTGACATTTTAATTGGCACACATAAATTATTACAAAAAAATATTAAATGGAAAAATCTTGGTTTATTAATTATTGATGAAGAACATAGATTTGGAGTAATCCATAAAGAACTATTAAATTCTAAACATAAAAATATAGATATATTAATATTAACTGCTACGCCAATACCAAGAACCTTATACATGGCTATGAATGGATTAAGAAACCTTTCAATTATTTCTAGTCCACCAGATAATCGACTATCCATTAAAACATTTGTTTACCAATTTAATACGGAAATAATTCGTAAAGCAATTTTAAAAGAGATATCACGTAATGGACAAGTATACTATATTTTTAATAATGTTAAAATAATTGAAAAAAGAAAAACCTTTCTTCAAAAACTTATTCCAGAAGTAAAATTTGAGATCGGTCATGGACAAATGCCCACTAAAAACCTTGAAAAGATCATGATAAAATTTTATCAAAAAAAATTTGATGTATTGATTTGTAGTACTATTATAGAAACAGGAATAGATATTTCTAATGTAAATACAATTATTATTGAACGTGCCGATAAATTCGGATTAGCACAATTATATCAATTAAAAGGTCGAGTAGGAAGGTCTAAAAATCAAGCTTACGCATATTTATTAACACCTAATCCTAAATTAATGACAACTAATTCAAAAAAAAGATTAGATGCATTTAAATCTTTTAAAGATCTTGGCATTGGTTTTACATTAGCTACACAAGATTTAGAAATTAGAGGATCTGGAAAATTACTAGGAAAAGAACAAAGTGGACAAATCACAAATATAGGAATTGAACTATATTCTATTTTTTTAAAAAATGCTATTAAACTACTAAAAAAAGGGAAAGAACCTACTTTGGAAAAGTTAAGTTATAAATCTGTTGAATTAGAATTATCTATTCCTTTATTTTTTCCAGAAACTTATATTAATAATGTTAATCAACGTTTATTATATTACAAAAAAATAGCTACTATAAATAGTAAAGAAAAACTAAATTTAATAAAAATAGAACTTATTAAAAAATTTGGAATGATTCCAAGATCAGGAATATTTATTTTAGAATTAGCATTAATTAGAATAAAAGCACTGGAAATAGGAATTAAAAAAATAAAAATGAATCAGAAAAAAGGATATATAGAATTTTTTAATGAAAATTCTATAGATACAAATAAAATTATTTATTTAATAAATAAATATCCTAATGTTTATAAATTAAATCAATCTAATCAAATAGAATTTAATATTAAATTAAATTCAGAAGAAGATAGGCTAATATTTATTAAAAAATTAATAAAAAAATTAAAAAAATAA
- the lolD gene encoding lipoprotein-releasing ABC transporter ATP-binding protein LolD, translating to MSNSDFLVCKNLFKEYKDGINNKIVLNNISFSIKKREMVVIIGSSGSGKSTLLHVLGGLDNFSSGSIFFNGKDFSSFSINEKSKFRNKELGFIYQFHHLLPDFTVLENVMMPLLIANISISKAKYEAFKLLDLLGLNHHANNKTFLLSGGERQRVSIARALINNPSLILADEPTGNLDFNNAKKIFNILVDMNKKKGTSFLIVTHDLKLAHSFSRKFEMRDGILLDCVF from the coding sequence ATGTCTAATTCTGATTTTTTGGTTTGTAAAAATTTATTTAAAGAATATAAAGATGGTATTAATAATAAAATTGTTTTAAACAATATTTCTTTTTCTATTAAAAAAAGAGAAATGGTTGTTATTATTGGTAGTTCAGGATCAGGCAAAAGTACTTTATTACATGTATTAGGTGGATTAGATAATTTTAGTAGTGGAAGTATTTTTTTTAATGGTAAGGATTTTTCTTCCTTTTCTATTAATGAAAAATCAAAATTCAGAAATAAAGAATTAGGATTTATTTATCAATTTCATCATTTGTTACCTGATTTTACAGTTCTTGAAAATGTAATGATGCCTTTATTAATAGCAAATATTTCTATATCTAAAGCAAAATATGAAGCATTTAAATTATTGGATTTATTAGGATTAAATCATCATGCGAATAATAAAACTTTTTTATTATCTGGTGGTGAACGGCAACGTGTTTCTATAGCAAGAGCTTTAATTAATAATCCGTCTTTAATTTTAGCAGATGAACCAACTGGAAATTTAGATTTTAATAATGCTAAAAAAATATTTAATATATTAGTAGATATGAATAAAAAAAAAGGAACTTCATTTTTAATTGTTACACATGATTTAAAATTAGCTCATTCTTTTTCTCGTAAATTTGAAATGCGGGATGGTATTTTATTAGATTGTGTATTTTAG
- a CDS encoding ABC transporter permease codes for MHYFVVFFISYRYIFKQIEDKFARFLSILSTISFALGVLILIIVTSIMTGFERSLQDNILSYMSQVILTTLNGNLNPNILTKEKIKHLKGIKNITSIVQSDVIIQSDYDVSFGIMMGINDIHSDPIYKHINVFKDISLNDGDYYIFLGYELAEKLQVKLGDYIRIIIPNVMRLTPIGHIPSQRLFKIAGFFSTYTEIDTNTIIVNQNDAARLMCYPDGYITGWRLFLNFPLKVHILSNQKLPENLIWTDWREKKGEFFQAVRMEKNMLGLLLSLIIGISCFNIISSVVLIVIQKKIEIAILWTLGLNRIKIMFIFILKGIWTSIVGIISGTILGILISLYLNKIIVLFGFFSDSIVLPIVIDIQNIIMIIILSIMLSFIAAIYPAWYASRIYPAKVFRYV; via the coding sequence ATGCATTATTTCGTTGTATTTTTTATTTCATATCGTTATATTTTTAAGCAAATAGAAGATAAATTTGCTCGATTTTTATCAATATTATCCACAATTAGTTTTGCATTAGGCGTATTAATTTTGATTATTGTTACTTCAATTATGACTGGTTTTGAAAGATCTTTACAAGATAATATTCTCTCTTATATGTCGCAAGTTATTTTAACTACATTAAATGGAAATTTAAATCCTAATATTTTAACAAAAGAAAAAATTAAACATTTAAAAGGTATTAAAAATATTACTTCTATTGTTCAAAGTGATGTCATTATTCAAAGTGATTATGATGTTTCTTTTGGAATAATGATGGGTATTAATGATATTCATAGTGATCCGATATATAAACATATAAATGTTTTTAAAGATATTTCTTTAAATGACGGTGATTATTACATTTTTTTAGGTTATGAATTAGCAGAAAAATTACAGGTAAAATTAGGAGACTATATTAGAATAATAATACCAAACGTTATGCGATTAACTCCAATAGGGCATATACCAAGTCAAAGATTATTTAAGATAGCAGGATTTTTTTCTACTTATACTGAAATAGATACAAATACAATAATAGTCAATCAAAACGATGCAGCTCGTTTAATGTGTTATCCTGATGGATATATTACAGGATGGAGACTTTTTTTAAATTTTCCACTTAAAGTACATATTTTAAGTAATCAAAAATTACCAGAAAATCTTATATGGACGGATTGGAGAGAAAAAAAGGGAGAATTTTTTCAGGCTGTTCGAATGGAAAAAAATATGTTGGGTTTATTATTAAGTTTAATTATTGGAATTTCTTGTTTTAATATAATATCTTCTGTTGTATTAATTGTAATCCAAAAAAAAATTGAAATAGCAATTTTATGGACTCTAGGATTAAATCGTATTAAAATTATGTTTATTTTTATATTAAAAGGTATATGGACAAGTATTGTTGGAATTATTAGTGGAACAATCTTAGGTATATTAATTTCATTGTATTTAAATAAAATAATAGTATTATTTGGATTTTTTTCTGATAGTATAGTTTTACCTATTGTTATAGATATACAAAATATTATAATGATAATTATATTATCTATAATGCTTTCATTTATTGCAGCAATATATCCGGCATGGTATGCTTCTCGTATATATCCTGCCAAAGTTTTTCGTTATGTCTAA
- the minD gene encoding septum site-determining protein MinD, which produces MSRIIVITSGKGGVGKTTSSAAIATGLAKQGKKTVVIDFDIGLRNLDLIMGCERRVVYDFVNVIQGEANLNQCLIKDKRISNLYILPASQTRDKDALTLTGVEKILNDLKKINFEYIICDSPAGIESGALMALYFADEAIIITNPEVSSVRDSDRILGILSSKSRRAKFGDTPIVEKLLLTRYNIDRVNNGEMLSVQDVIDILCIPLIGVIPEDKSVLRSSNQGEPIILDSKSLAGMAYSDCVDRILGKKCPIRFIQKEKKSFFKRLLGR; this is translated from the coding sequence ATGTCTCGTATTATAGTTATCACTTCAGGTAAGGGTGGAGTAGGAAAAACTACATCTAGTGCTGCAATTGCTACAGGTCTTGCAAAACAAGGGAAAAAAACAGTTGTTATTGATTTTGATATTGGATTACGTAATCTCGATTTAATTATGGGTTGTGAACGTCGAGTAGTATATGATTTTGTTAATGTTATACAAGGAGAGGCAAATTTAAATCAATGTCTTATTAAAGATAAGAGAATTTCAAATCTTTATATTCTTCCAGCATCGCAAACCAGAGATAAAGATGCTTTAACACTTACAGGTGTGGAAAAGATATTAAATGATTTAAAAAAAATAAATTTTGAATATATTATATGCGATTCTCCAGCAGGAATAGAAAGTGGAGCATTGATGGCTCTTTATTTTGCTGATGAAGCTATAATAATTACCAATCCAGAAGTATCTTCTGTACGCGATTCTGATCGTATATTAGGTATATTATCATCTAAATCTAGAAGGGCAAAGTTTGGTGATACACCGATTGTAGAAAAATTGCTACTTACTCGGTATAATATTGATCGAGTAAATAATGGAGAAATGTTGAGTGTACAAGATGTTATTGATATTTTATGTATTCCATTAATTGGTGTTATACCAGAAGATAAATCTGTATTACGTTCTTCGAATCAAGGGGAACCTATTATTTTAGATTCAAAATCTCTTGCTGGTATGGCTTATAGTGATTGTGTTGATCGTATTTTAGGGAAAAAATGCCCTATTCGTTTTATTCAAAAAGAAAAAAAAAGCTTTTTTAAACGTTTATTAGGGAGATAA
- a CDS encoding NAD(P)/FAD-dependent oxidoreductase, with amino-acid sequence MSRIKIIIVGGGAGGLELATKLGNNLGKNKIAKITLVDCNASHVWKPLLHEVASGLINDRVKKLSYLLHASQHYFNFHLGKLININKLEKKIVLSECYDSKGRMILSQVELNYDILVLSIGSISNDFNIPNVKKYCMFLNSFREANSIHKELLNLFFSNSNVICNKKEKDKFNIVVVGAGATGVELCSEIYYAISAFNDYKLKSLKTKKINIYLIEASNRILPSLSINISENIHKKLNYLGIKVLTNTLVTSVDIDGLNIQDGSKIKSSLTIWVAGIKCADFLKNISGLETNHINQLIVKKTLQTTLDDSIFAIGDCASCPMNHNNNEFVPPRAQAAYQMADLCYRNIIYFLNKKSLKEYSYKDRGIFISLSEFSTVGNILKFLSFNKNLIIEGRLAKTIYLMLYRIHQINLHGYLKTILIMLVSFFYKLIKPKYKLYD; translated from the coding sequence ATGTCAAGAATTAAAATAATTATTGTAGGTGGTGGTGCAGGTGGATTGGAACTTGCAACTAAATTAGGGAATAATTTGGGAAAAAATAAAATTGCTAAAATTACATTAGTAGATTGTAATGCTAGTCATGTATGGAAACCTTTATTGCATGAAGTAGCATCTGGGTTAATCAATGATAGAGTAAAAAAATTGAGTTATTTATTACATGCATCTCAACATTATTTTAATTTTCATTTGGGTAAATTAATAAATATTAATAAATTAGAAAAAAAAATCGTTTTATCTGAATGTTATGATTCTAAAGGTAGAATGATATTATCGCAAGTAGAATTAAACTATGATATATTAGTTTTATCAATAGGAAGCATTTCCAATGATTTTAATATTCCAAATGTAAAAAAATATTGTATGTTTTTAAATTCTTTCAGAGAAGCTAATTCTATACATAAAGAATTATTAAATTTATTTTTTTCAAATTCAAATGTTATTTGTAATAAAAAAGAAAAAGATAAATTTAATATTGTTGTTGTAGGAGCTGGAGCAACTGGAGTTGAGCTTTGTTCTGAAATTTATTATGCCATATCTGCATTTAATGATTATAAATTAAAATCTTTAAAAACAAAAAAAATTAATATTTATTTAATAGAAGCAAGTAACAGAATACTTCCATCACTATCGATTAATATATCTGAAAATATACATAAAAAATTAAATTATTTAGGAATTAAAGTTTTAACTAATACATTAGTAACTAGTGTAGATATTGATGGATTAAATATTCAAGATGGAAGTAAGATAAAATCTTCGTTGACAATATGGGTTGCGGGTATTAAATGTGCAGATTTTTTAAAAAATATATCAGGATTAGAAACTAATCATATTAATCAATTGATTGTTAAAAAAACTTTACAAACAACGTTAGATGATTCAATTTTTGCTATTGGTGATTGTGCATCTTGTCCGATGAATCATAATAATAATGAATTTGTTCCGCCTAGAGCACAAGCAGCATATCAAATGGCTGATTTATGTTATAGAAATATTATTTATTTTTTAAATAAAAAATCATTAAAAGAATATTCTTATAAAGATCGTGGTATATTTATATCATTATCTGAATTTAGTACAGTAGGAAATATTTTAAAATTTCTTTCTTTTAATAAAAATTTAATTATTGAAGGAAGATTAGCAAAAACAATATATTTAATGTTATATCGAATACATCAAATAAACTTACATGGTTATTTGAAAACTATATTAATTATGTTAGTGAGTTTTTTTTATAAACTAATTAAACCAAAATATAAGTTATATGATTAA
- the minE gene encoding cell division topological specificity factor MinE, with translation MALLDFFLSKKKETTAYIAKERLQIIIAERRKKNEVPSYLVDMKRDIFKVISKYVNIDPKMLTLQYEYKKNDISVLELNITLPENNKISKKYNKN, from the coding sequence GTGGCTTTATTAGATTTTTTTTTGTCGAAAAAAAAAGAAACAACAGCATATATTGCAAAAGAAAGATTACAAATTATTATTGCAGAACGTAGAAAAAAAAATGAAGTACCGTCATATTTAGTTGATATGAAAAGAGATATTTTTAAAGTAATTTCTAAATATGTTAATATTGATCCTAAAATGTTAACTCTACAATACGAATATAAAAAAAATGATATCTCTGTTTTAGAACTTAATATAACATTACCAGAAAATAATAAAATTTCAAAAAAATATAATAAAAATTAA
- the minC gene encoding septum site-determining protein MinC, whose product MLESLIELEGSNFTLTVLRIYTKDLNLIKKAIQKKIKEAPGFLKNAPVIFNASGFTKINFILNIYNLIKKTGLKIVAITGCNNLQLKNQIINAGLPVLKEGHKKKNESENLFQEKNINDIYEKTKIIDQHVRSGQRIYAKNSDLIVNSHVSTGAELIADGNIHIYGTMRGRVLAGASGAQDCQIYCTHFKAELVSIAGKFWLSENIPISFFGKTARFYLSNKKLKVKNII is encoded by the coding sequence ATGTTAGAATCATTAATAGAATTAGAAGGTAGTAATTTTACACTTACTGTACTCCGTATCTATACTAAAGATCTTAATCTTATAAAAAAAGCTATTCAAAAAAAAATCAAAGAAGCACCAGGATTTTTAAAGAATGCTCCAGTTATTTTTAATGCTTCAGGTTTTACGAAAATAAATTTTATTTTAAATATATATAATCTTATTAAAAAAACAGGATTAAAAATTGTAGCTATTACTGGATGTAATAATTTGCAATTAAAAAATCAAATTATTAATGCAGGACTACCTGTTTTGAAAGAAGGACATAAAAAAAAAAATGAAAGTGAAAATTTATTTCAAGAAAAAAATATAAATGATATATATGAAAAAACAAAAATAATTGATCAACATGTTCGTTCTGGTCAACGAATATATGCGAAAAATTCTGATTTAATAGTTAATTCTCATGTCAGTACTGGAGCAGAATTAATAGCTGATGGAAATATACATATATATGGTACAATGCGTGGAAGAGTATTAGCAGGGGCATCTGGAGCACAAGATTGTCAAATTTATTGTACTCATTTTAAAGCAGAATTAGTTTCTATAGCTGGAAAATTTTGGTTAAGCGAAAATATACCTATATCTTTTTTTGGAAAAACAGCAAGATTTTATTTGTCAAATAAAAAGTTAAAGGTCAAAAATATTATTTGA